A genomic region of Runella rosea contains the following coding sequences:
- a CDS encoding ATP-binding protein, producing the protein MNKYKWSRIILFTLFCFVNYEGYPQDIILSSDQKLPINITTSIEIFRDSSAQLILGQAITKNYQKSTKDHFIFPYTNDTFWVRFKLKNTNSQNRNWFLVWGNPLVEQLDFYISDSTNQRFLHKQQKILTLEKERKMIDQEPKFAFELGPQQTKTVYIKLTSKRGHYGNLRIHSAESHYKSRLDDYAGQSFFNGLVIFRLFLVVSLSLFVIKDLPFRLYSLHTVIKTFAFWGYLNIAGPLYTDNPDVAKKVDFLFYNSITMGSGLFILFTLALNKLPKWHSILIGFILVFTVFDGIIVFFDYQWYWLKAGLYTIVFSAIYFIILYIYCIIKQISIGKYYALPFILGLISYFLLYVRLLGWIEYQPIYGIAYLLFMGEIFVFVIFLGRIFRNTEQNKRLAEQQLTFNIEQSARLKELDTLKTTFFANISHEFRTPLTLILSPLNDLQREFPKREIFRIMQQNAERLLALINQLLDLSKLEAGKMTVEIQQADLSQFLRQLLASFESLAQSKSIVFQYEQSHPTRIDYFDADKLEKIVTNLLSNAFKFTPEKGRIEVRVDYTERDCIIKIKDSGIGIATERLPVIFDRFYQADQGNNRNFEGTGIGLALVKELVDVLRGRIEVKSELGKGSTFVVTLPCDAATWSQYLNKNEPVRMVEKTATFEQIVNYSVLEGAAAAEGGLDLPILLIVEDNPDLRQYVRGIFGERYQVEEAQDGEEGLRKAFELVPDIVICDLMMPHLNGFGFCQALKTDPRTNHIPVVMLTAKATLEDRLEGLTLGADDYLAKPFSSNELQIRVQNLLQQRRLLQQKYGQNGVLTNPSPAALKGPSMDDVFLEKALKVVERSIADSNFDVETFAEAMSMTSVQLRRKLKAITGQTVTVFVRNYRLEKAAELLRSRAGTVSDIAYQVGFESLPYFSKVFQERFGKTPSEWN; encoded by the coding sequence AGAAATTTTCAGAGACTCCTCTGCACAGTTGATTTTAGGGCAGGCAATCACCAAAAACTATCAAAAGTCCACAAAAGACCATTTTATTTTCCCTTACACCAACGATACCTTTTGGGTACGATTTAAGCTAAAAAACACCAATTCTCAAAACAGAAACTGGTTTTTGGTGTGGGGGAATCCATTGGTTGAGCAGCTTGATTTCTATATCTCAGATAGCACCAACCAGCGTTTCTTGCACAAGCAACAAAAAATTCTGACCCTTGAAAAGGAAAGAAAAATGATTGACCAAGAACCCAAATTCGCTTTTGAGCTAGGCCCGCAACAAACCAAAACGGTCTATATCAAGCTCACAAGCAAGCGCGGGCATTATGGTAATTTGAGAATACACTCTGCCGAGTCTCATTATAAATCCAGATTGGATGATTATGCTGGTCAAAGTTTTTTTAATGGCTTGGTTATTTTTCGCCTTTTTTTGGTGGTTTCGCTGAGTCTATTTGTTATCAAAGATTTGCCTTTCCGACTCTACTCTCTGCATACGGTCATCAAGACTTTTGCATTTTGGGGTTATTTGAACATCGCGGGGCCCCTTTATACTGACAATCCAGATGTAGCAAAAAAAGTAGATTTTCTCTTCTACAACTCGATTACCATGGGGTCGGGGCTTTTTATTTTATTTACATTAGCCCTTAACAAACTTCCCAAATGGCATTCAATCCTGATTGGCTTTATATTGGTTTTTACCGTGTTTGATGGGATTATCGTCTTTTTCGATTATCAATGGTATTGGCTAAAAGCAGGGTTGTATACCATCGTTTTCTCCGCTATTTACTTCATCATTTTGTACATTTATTGTATCATCAAACAAATCTCCATTGGCAAATACTACGCTCTTCCATTTATCTTGGGGTTGATAAGCTATTTTTTGCTGTATGTACGATTATTGGGTTGGATAGAGTATCAGCCAATCTATGGCATTGCGTATCTGCTTTTCATGGGAGAAATTTTCGTTTTTGTTATTTTCTTGGGACGGATTTTTAGAAATACCGAACAGAATAAACGCCTGGCCGAACAACAATTAACGTTTAACATCGAACAGTCGGCCCGTCTCAAAGAGCTTGATACGCTCAAAACTACTTTTTTTGCCAATATTTCTCATGAGTTTCGTACCCCGCTCACGCTCATTTTGTCGCCGCTGAATGACTTGCAAAGGGAATTTCCCAAGCGTGAAATATTTCGCATCATGCAGCAAAATGCCGAGCGACTGTTGGCTTTGATTAACCAATTGCTTGATTTGAGTAAATTAGAAGCAGGCAAAATGACGGTGGAGATACAACAGGCTGATTTGTCGCAGTTTTTGCGGCAGCTGCTCGCTTCGTTTGAGTCGTTGGCGCAGAGTAAAAGCATTGTTTTTCAGTACGAACAGAGTCATCCTACCCGAATCGACTATTTTGATGCCGACAAACTCGAAAAAATCGTCACCAATCTGCTTTCCAATGCCTTTAAGTTTACCCCTGAGAAAGGCCGAATTGAAGTGCGGGTAGATTATACCGAACGCGACTGTATCATCAAAATCAAGGACAGCGGTATCGGGATTGCGACCGAGCGCCTTCCAGTTATTTTTGACCGGTTTTATCAGGCGGACCAAGGCAATAATCGAAATTTTGAAGGAACAGGCATTGGCTTGGCGCTGGTAAAAGAATTGGTAGATGTGTTGCGGGGCCGTATTGAAGTGAAAAGTGAATTGGGAAAAGGGAGCACTTTTGTGGTAACATTGCCCTGCGATGCCGCCACTTGGAGCCAATATTTGAACAAAAATGAACCCGTGAGGATGGTTGAAAAAACAGCGACCTTTGAGCAAATCGTCAATTATTCCGTATTGGAGGGGGCGGCTGCGGCGGAGGGGGGGCTTGATTTGCCCATCTTGTTGATTGTGGAAGACAACCCTGATCTAAGACAATACGTACGCGGTATTTTTGGCGAGCGCTATCAGGTAGAAGAAGCGCAGGATGGAGAAGAGGGATTAAGAAAGGCCTTTGAGTTGGTGCCTGATATTGTGATTTGTGATTTGATGATGCCCCACCTCAACGGTTTCGGGTTTTGTCAAGCGCTGAAAACGGACCCGCGTACCAACCACATTCCAGTGGTAATGCTGACGGCGAAAGCAACGCTCGAAGACCGTCTGGAAGGATTGACGCTCGGCGCGGATGATTATCTGGCCAAACCGTTTAGCTCGAATGAACTCCAAATACGGGTGCAAAATCTGTTGCAACAGCGGCGGCTTTTGCAACAGAAATACGGCCAAAACGGTGTGTTGACTAACCCATCGCCGGCTGCGTTAAAAGGGCCTTCGATGGATGATGTGTTTTTGGAAAAAGCACTTAAGGTGGTAGAGCGTTCAATTGCCGACAGCAATTTTGATGTAGAGACCTTTGCCGAGGCCATGAGCATGACGTCGGTGCAGCTAAGGCGTAAGCTAAAAGCCATAACTGGCCAAACGGTAACGGTGTTTGTGCGAAATTATCGTTTAGAAAAAGCCGCGGAATTGCTGCGCAGCCGGGCAGGAACGGTATCAGACATTGCGTATCAAGTAGGTTTTGAAAGCCTGCCGTATTTCTCCAAAGTATTTCAGGAAAGATTTGGTAAAACGCCGTCGGAGTGGAACTGA
- a CDS encoding c-type cytochrome has product MKKIVTLLLKVVAVLLAVVGLVLLFVNFRGVPSYEVNIPENIKNVKVEVTPQRVARGEKIALVMCNACHANQDNRLVGKHIDDLPAEFGKAYSLNITQDAEDGIGSWTDGEIMYFLKTGIKRNGQYAPIMPKFPRMADEDLKSIIAYLHSDRFPVQATKGEGHEQEPSLLLKVLTNTVMKPIEPITKPILVPDSTDKVAFGKYIANDLIACYACHSGDLAKADPLHPEKSFGFYGGGIKMPDLEGKIVPTANLTFDEETGIAKKYNEEQFVHAVRFCKKPDGGILRYPMQPHITLTDYEVKAIFAYLKTVPKIKNNVNAL; this is encoded by the coding sequence ATGAAAAAAATAGTAACTCTTCTGCTCAAAGTCGTGGCCGTTTTGTTGGCCGTGGTTGGTCTGGTCCTGTTGTTTGTCAACTTCCGAGGGGTACCTTCTTACGAAGTCAATATCCCCGAAAACATCAAAAACGTCAAAGTAGAAGTAACCCCCCAGCGGGTAGCACGTGGCGAAAAAATAGCCTTAGTGATGTGTAATGCCTGCCATGCCAACCAAGACAACCGATTGGTAGGTAAGCATATTGACGACTTGCCAGCGGAGTTTGGTAAGGCTTATTCGCTCAATATCACCCAAGATGCCGAAGATGGTATCGGGAGCTGGACCGATGGAGAAATCATGTATTTTCTCAAAACGGGAATCAAACGTAACGGGCAGTACGCACCCATTATGCCCAAATTTCCGCGCATGGCCGACGAAGACTTGAAGTCAATCATTGCCTATTTGCATTCAGACCGTTTTCCCGTTCAAGCTACCAAAGGGGAAGGGCATGAGCAGGAGCCTAGTCTTTTGCTCAAAGTACTGACGAATACCGTAATGAAACCCATTGAGCCCATTACGAAACCGATTTTGGTGCCTGATTCAACCGACAAGGTGGCGTTTGGAAAGTATATTGCCAACGATCTCATTGCGTGTTACGCCTGTCACTCGGGCGATTTGGCCAAGGCAGACCCGCTTCATCCCGAAAAATCGTTTGGCTTCTACGGAGGCGGCATCAAAATGCCCGATTTGGAAGGCAAAATTGTTCCTACGGCCAATTTAACCTTTGACGAGGAGACGGGTATCGCCAAAAAATACAATGAGGAGCAGTTTGTTCATGCGGTTAGATTTTGTAAAAAACCTGACGGGGGCATTTTGCGCTACCCCATGCAGCCTCATATCACCCTGACTGACTATGAAGTCAAGGCCATTTTCGCCTACCTTAAAACAGTGCCTAAAATCAAGAATAATGTCAATGCACTCTAG
- a CDS encoding beta strand repeat-containing protein, which produces MKKLFYFVVTLLTSQQLCAQIKTWNGSVSTDWYNAANWTPSAGATAGAPTATDNVFITIASPDPIIASGNAVAKSINMDVVGSALTINSGATLTVSTNGGDAVSVIRGTLTNNGTLSVTNTATFTSGLEGMSLTTGGTVINSGILTINAGENVALNIAGSTFTNQTGGNVTSNGRDVIRMSGAGVSFTNAAGATFTGTSTNSGIFAQPGSITNGGTMDITGSVELYNMTVFTNSACGKFKVTGAFFNQSGSSLSNAGFLHVTGTLSNNGSATNTGVVKSASGTIPNSGNASVRVNDTPTPIFTYGGTFNGIINGIFKDALANESAGTFTAPNTFLGDNTLPIGSQTLYAKITPNGGACFYIVPFMFVYTLPPAFTTHPANVAVCSGSPTSFTVAATDAVSYQWQISTNNGSNWSNLSNNATYSNVTTVTLNISSSAGLGSSIYRCVATGAGGTTNSNSASITLNPATTPPSTGTITWTGAVSTDWNTPCNWSPGSVPTVDNEVLINNVANDPVIASGTTANTGYITLSTGAVLTVNSGGVLNVRGNTNDGMRLVAATFTNNGTTDIQRPGGLPFASGGIYSQTGSAVNNSGTLTVNSDGAPFSNGGGTFNVTNNSGGVLNVINGNGFTSTGVSTNRITITNNGTINSNCSSISGFYSFTNNGIVNINTGGITVASSKSLTNNACGKIVVSAGNYTNAGSTTNAGFIHVINEIYTTSTFNNTGILKYGTVAGTTNISNTGTSAIIVKDSPTPIFTYGGASYNGTINGIYTDAAATNLAGTFTPLNSFVPDAGLPIGSQTLYAKITPSGGACFYIVPFVYVVLPTFTAQPSNVIRCSPEAASFTVSANQATSYQWQVSTDGGTNWTNITANAIYTNVTTTTLNVSNTAGLNTYQYRCVATNTGGSVNSNAALLTVITGVNTPTGTLTWTGTFGTDWSQACNWSPASVPAVGNDVVIPNTTNDPIIGASTNAVAKSVEVQAGALLTIAANGSITVNGSKTVSSIVAAFHNIGTTENNGIISIGTTTSSGTNGLLNKGTFNNNAAAELRIDNATSAGLNNNAGTFNNVAKIIVGFNTSTGSNGVSNSSTFNNQSTGEIRIDRTTNSGFANSAGTTNNYGKIIIGANAALTNNGFLNDATFNNNLGGEITLDRSSGSGLFVRSGTFTNAGKITLGSIAAIGSSGMLVDATFTNTATGETTITNTSTGIYNRSGTVNNAGLITLTSSPTGLRNSVTFTNQSCGRLNVLNALNNDVGANFTNLGYAFVGGNVSASGTFTNNGVLIKGSVSGTIINATNPSLIVNNNPTNSTIFTYGGTYNGIIDGIFTDPNATVSAGMFTSPNTFTPSGALPGGSQTLYAKVTPSGGSCFYVVPFTYVVTIPAPVFSVHPSSANKCAGVATSFTVAAANASSYQWQISTNGGNNWANVAASGVYTNVTTTTLNISNVTGLNGNQYRCVATGAGGSTNSNVATLSVIPATLTLVSPTDDINTNAGTKQAAQTITATNKLTAPARVSYQAGNAITLSPGFAADNGVIFLSQIGGCN; this is translated from the coding sequence ATGAAAAAACTCTTTTACTTCGTCGTGACTTTGCTCACGAGTCAACAACTTTGTGCCCAGATCAAAACATGGAATGGCTCCGTAAGTACTGATTGGTACAACGCCGCCAACTGGACTCCCTCCGCTGGTGCAACCGCCGGTGCTCCTACGGCAACCGACAATGTCTTTATCACTATCGCAAGTCCGGACCCCATCATTGCATCGGGAAATGCCGTGGCGAAATCCATCAATATGGATGTGGTGGGCAGTGCATTGACCATCAACAGCGGCGCAACATTGACGGTTTCTACAAACGGTGGTGATGCGGTCAGTGTAATAAGGGGCACGCTGACCAACAACGGTACCCTTTCGGTGACCAACACTGCCACTTTTACCTCTGGTCTGGAAGGGATGTCTTTGACCACTGGAGGAACGGTAATCAATAGTGGGATATTGACCATCAATGCGGGGGAAAATGTGGCCCTCAACATTGCAGGAAGTACGTTTACCAATCAAACGGGCGGAAATGTTACCTCAAACGGGCGGGATGTGATTCGTATGAGCGGTGCTGGTGTGAGTTTTACCAACGCGGCGGGGGCGACTTTCACGGGAACCTCCACTAATTCGGGAATTTTTGCCCAGCCAGGCTCAATCACGAACGGAGGTACAATGGATATTACTGGTTCAGTAGAACTCTATAATATGACGGTTTTTACTAATTCGGCGTGCGGGAAGTTTAAAGTAACTGGCGCTTTCTTTAACCAGTCGGGCAGTTCCCTCTCCAACGCAGGGTTTTTACACGTTACGGGGACATTATCCAACAATGGCTCAGCAACCAATACGGGAGTGGTGAAGTCTGCGTCGGGAACGATACCCAATTCTGGTAACGCTTCGGTCAGAGTAAATGACACGCCCACGCCTATTTTTACCTACGGCGGCACTTTCAACGGAATCATCAATGGGATTTTTAAAGATGCCTTGGCCAACGAGTCGGCGGGGACTTTTACGGCGCCCAATACCTTTCTGGGGGATAATACCCTGCCTATAGGTTCTCAGACACTTTACGCCAAAATCACGCCCAACGGCGGTGCCTGTTTTTACATTGTCCCGTTTATGTTTGTGTACACGCTGCCGCCTGCTTTTACCACTCATCCGGCCAACGTGGCGGTGTGCAGCGGATCTCCTACCTCGTTTACGGTGGCTGCTACCGATGCCGTTTCGTATCAATGGCAAATCAGTACCAACAACGGCAGCAACTGGAGCAATCTTTCTAATAATGCAACGTACTCGAATGTAACGACCGTGACGCTGAATATCAGCAGCTCAGCTGGGCTGGGCAGCTCTATCTATCGGTGCGTGGCCACGGGTGCTGGTGGAACCACCAACTCAAACTCGGCCTCTATCACCCTCAATCCAGCCACTACTCCGCCTTCGACGGGGACCATTACCTGGACTGGAGCGGTCAGTACCGATTGGAATACGCCCTGCAACTGGTCGCCAGGTAGTGTGCCCACGGTTGACAATGAAGTGCTTATCAATAACGTTGCGAATGACCCCGTGATAGCCTCGGGAACCACGGCCAATACGGGCTATATCACCCTAAGTACGGGAGCTGTATTGACAGTGAACAGCGGAGGGGTTTTGAACGTGAGAGGCAACACTAACGATGGAATGAGGCTTGTTGCTGCCACCTTTACCAACAACGGTACGACGGATATTCAACGCCCAGGAGGTTTACCCTTTGCATCAGGAGGGATTTATTCACAAACGGGTTCTGCAGTAAACAACAGCGGAACGCTCACTGTTAATTCCGACGGAGCTCCTTTTTCAAATGGCGGAGGAACGTTTAATGTAACTAACAACAGTGGAGGGGTGTTGAATGTCATCAACGGTAATGGGTTTACTTCCACTGGAGTATCTACCAATAGAATTACGATAACAAATAATGGCACAATCAACAGCAACTGTAGTTCCATAAGTGGATTCTATTCTTTCACAAACAATGGCATTGTAAATATAAACACTGGAGGTATTACGGTTGCGAGTAGTAAATCATTGACCAACAATGCCTGCGGTAAAATAGTCGTAAGTGCGGGGAATTACACCAATGCTGGATCTACCACTAATGCGGGTTTTATCCATGTAATCAATGAAATATACACAACTTCAACGTTTAATAATACAGGAATACTGAAATACGGAACCGTTGCGGGGACAACCAATATTTCAAATACGGGTACGTCGGCAATCATTGTTAAAGATAGTCCCACGCCTATTTTTACATATGGAGGTGCTTCCTACAACGGTACCATCAATGGCATTTATACTGATGCAGCAGCAACAAATTTAGCTGGCACATTTACCCCTTTGAATTCCTTCGTGCCAGATGCAGGCTTGCCCATCGGTTCTCAAACACTTTATGCCAAAATCACACCCAGCGGTGGTGCCTGTTTTTACATTGTCCCGTTTGTGTATGTGGTTTTGCCAACCTTTACGGCTCAACCTTCCAATGTTATAAGATGCTCGCCAGAGGCGGCATCCTTTACGGTATCGGCAAATCAAGCTACTTCTTACCAGTGGCAAGTAAGCACGGATGGCGGCACCAATTGGACCAACATCACGGCCAACGCTATCTATACCAATGTGACCACTACCACGCTGAATGTCAGCAATACGGCAGGCTTAAACACTTATCAGTACCGGTGCGTAGCAACAAACACTGGCGGTTCTGTCAATTCTAATGCCGCCCTATTGACGGTCATAACGGGCGTAAATACCCCGACTGGCACGCTTACTTGGACGGGCACTTTCGGGACAGATTGGAGTCAGGCCTGTAATTGGTCGCCGGCCAGTGTGCCCGCAGTAGGCAATGACGTAGTCATCCCCAATACAACCAACGACCCCATCATTGGGGCATCAACCAATGCAGTGGCCAAGTCGGTAGAAGTTCAGGCCGGAGCTTTGTTGACCATTGCCGCCAACGGCAGCATTACCGTAAATGGCTCCAAAACGGTGTCAAGTATCGTGGCGGCGTTTCATAACATCGGTACAACCGAAAACAACGGGATAATTAGTATCGGTACTACGACCAGCTCAGGAACCAACGGTTTGTTAAATAAGGGAACCTTTAACAACAATGCCGCCGCCGAATTGAGAATAGATAATGCCACTTCGGCGGGTTTAAATAATAACGCTGGAACGTTTAACAATGTGGCCAAAATCATTGTAGGCTTCAACACAAGTACGGGAAGTAACGGAGTGAGTAATTCAAGTACGTTTAATAATCAATCTACCGGTGAAATAAGAATAGATCGAACGACCAATAGTGGGTTTGCCAATAGTGCTGGAACGACTAATAACTACGGAAAAATAATCATCGGGGCCAACGCTGCATTGACTAATAATGGCTTTTTAAATGATGCTACTTTTAACAACAATTTGGGCGGAGAAATTACGCTCGATAGATCAAGCGGCTCTGGGTTGTTTGTAAGATCGGGGACATTTACCAATGCGGGAAAAATAACCTTGGGCTCGATAGCCGCTATAGGAAGTTCTGGGATGCTGGTTGATGCAACATTTACCAATACTGCTACGGGAGAAACCACCATCACGAATACAAGCACAGGGATTTACAACAGGAGCGGCACCGTAAACAATGCTGGGCTCATCACCTTGACCTCTTCCCCTACTGGCCTGAGAAATTCCGTCACGTTTACCAATCAAAGTTGCGGTAGACTAAACGTATTGAATGCGTTAAACAATGACGTAGGAGCAAATTTTACCAACCTGGGGTATGCCTTTGTGGGAGGTAACGTATCGGCGAGTGGTACCTTTACCAACAACGGTGTGTTGATAAAAGGGTCTGTTTCTGGCACCATTATCAACGCCACCAATCCTTCGTTGATTGTCAATAATAACCCCACCAACAGCACGATCTTTACCTATGGAGGTACGTACAACGGCATCATTGATGGTATTTTTACCGACCCCAATGCCACCGTTTCGGCTGGGATGTTTACCTCGCCCAATACCTTTACGCCCTCGGGAGCGTTGCCGGGTGGCTCACAAACCCTCTACGCCAAAGTTACCCCGAGTGGCGGTTCCTGTTTTTACGTAGTTCCATTTACGTACGTAGTAACAATCCCTGCCCCAGTTTTCAGTGTTCACCCGAGTAGCGCAAACAAATGTGCTGGAGTAGCAACTTCGTTTACCGTAGCCGCTGCCAATGCCTCATCGTATCAGTGGCAAATAAGTACCAACGGAGGCAATAATTGGGCAAACGTTGCTGCATCGGGAGTTTACACCAACGTCACAACCACAACCCTCAACATCAGCAACGTAACTGGACTTAACGGCAACCAATACCGCTGTGTGGCTACGGGAGCAGGAGGCAGTACCAACTCAAACGTGGCAACGCTGTCAGTAATTCCAGCCACCCTGACGCTGGTGAGCCCTACCGACGACATCAACACCAACGCAGGCACCAAACAAGCTGCTCAAACCATCACGGCCACCAACAAACTGACGGCACCCGCCCGCGTGAGCTATCAGGCAGGCAATGCCATCACGCTTAGCCCAGGTTTTGCGGCAGACAACGGGGTAATCTTTCTCTCCCAAATAGGAGGGTGTAATTAG
- a CDS encoding LytTR family DNA-binding domain-containing protein, translating to MSVQSFIPTIDSAVYLPRFQTKEGERAIDPRRIVYLSAQLNYTLFYLDDGEQVLTSLSLSSYALLLEDYGFIRVHKSHLINGYHLSKCRLNLNRELRLPNGKVIEVARRRHVGLKKRISSQVGSCAQKSFTATI from the coding sequence ATGAGTGTTCAATCATTTATTCCAACGATTGATAGTGCGGTGTATTTGCCGCGCTTTCAAACCAAAGAAGGCGAGCGGGCCATCGACCCACGCCGGATTGTGTACCTGAGTGCGCAGTTGAATTATACGCTGTTTTACCTAGACGACGGCGAGCAGGTCCTGACGTCGTTGTCGCTGAGTAGCTATGCCTTGCTGCTGGAAGACTACGGTTTTATCAGGGTACATAAATCCCATTTAATCAACGGCTATCACTTGAGTAAGTGCCGCCTAAACCTCAACCGGGAGCTTCGCTTGCCCAATGGTAAGGTAATCGAAGTGGCGCGCAGGCGCCATGTGGGGCTCAAAAAAAGGATAAGTAGTCAAGTGGGGAGTTGCGCCCAAAAATCTTTTACTGCTACCATCTAA